Proteins from a single region of Streptomyces spectabilis:
- a CDS encoding CBS domain-containing protein: MLVRDAMSTLVLTIGPAHTLRQAARLMSARRVGAAVVLDPDTCGLGILTERDVLNSLGRGQNPDFETASAHTTTDVVFAGPAWTLEDAADAMSHGGFRHLVVLDHDEPVGIVSVRDIIRCWAPGRRRAAAPVAEFTAP, translated from the coding sequence ATGCTCGTCCGTGACGCCATGAGCACATTGGTCCTCACCATCGGCCCCGCGCACACCCTCCGTCAGGCGGCCCGGCTGATGTCGGCGCGCCGCGTCGGCGCGGCCGTCGTCCTCGACCCCGACACCTGCGGCCTCGGCATCCTGACCGAGCGCGACGTCCTCAACTCCCTCGGCCGCGGCCAGAACCCGGACTTCGAGACCGCGAGCGCGCACACGACGACCGACGTCGTCTTCGCGGGACCGGCCTGGACCCTGGAGGACGCCGCCGACGCCATGTCCCACGGCGGCTTCCGGCACCTGGTCGTGCTCGACCACGACGAGCCGGTGGGCATCGTCTCCGTCCGCGACATCATCCGCTGCTGGGCGCCGGGCCGCCGCCGCGCCGCCGCCCCGGTGGCCGAGTTCACGGCCCCCTGA
- the hisN gene encoding histidinol-phosphatase: MPDYLDDLRLAHVLADAADAATMDRFKALDLRVETKPDMTPVSEADKAAEELIRGHLQRARPRDAILGEEYGVEGTGPRRWVIDPIDGTKNYVRGVPVWATLISLMEAGEGGYQPVVGVVSAPALGRRWWAAKGSGAFTGRSLTSASRLRVSEVGGLQDASFAYSSLSGWEERGRLDGFLDLTRACWRTRAYGDFWPYMLVAEGAVDICAEPELSLWDMAATAIVVTEAGGRFTGLDGAPGPHSGNAAASNGLLHDEMLAHLNRQ; encoded by the coding sequence ATGCCCGACTACCTCGATGATCTGCGCCTTGCCCACGTCCTCGCGGACGCCGCCGACGCAGCGACGATGGACCGGTTCAAGGCCCTCGACCTCCGGGTGGAGACCAAGCCGGACATGACGCCGGTGAGCGAGGCCGACAAGGCCGCCGAAGAACTGATCCGCGGGCATCTCCAGCGCGCCCGGCCGCGGGACGCGATCCTCGGCGAGGAGTACGGCGTCGAGGGCACGGGCCCGCGCCGCTGGGTCATCGACCCGATCGACGGCACGAAGAACTACGTGCGCGGCGTACCGGTCTGGGCCACGCTCATCTCCCTCATGGAGGCGGGCGAGGGGGGCTACCAGCCGGTGGTCGGCGTCGTCTCCGCGCCCGCGCTCGGCCGCCGCTGGTGGGCGGCGAAGGGCAGCGGCGCCTTCACCGGCCGCAGCCTGACGTCCGCGAGCCGCCTTCGCGTCTCCGAGGTGGGCGGGCTCCAGGACGCGTCCTTCGCGTACTCCTCGCTCAGCGGCTGGGAGGAGCGGGGGCGCCTGGACGGCTTCCTCGACCTCACGCGCGCCTGCTGGCGCACCCGCGCGTACGGCGACTTCTGGCCGTACATGCTGGTCGCCGAGGGCGCGGTCGACATCTGCGCGGAGCCGGAGCTGTCCCTGTGGGACATGGCGGCGACCGCGATCGTGGTGACGGAGGCGGGCGGCCGCTTCACCGGCCTCGACGGCGCCCCCGGCCCGCACAGCGGCAACGCGGCGGCGTCGAACGGACTGCTCCACGACGAGATGCTCGCCCATCTGAACCGGCAGTAG